The DNA segment CGAAAGCGACCAGGAGGGTTTTGAGACCAGGAAGATGTGCGTCCCCCCGCTGCGGCGAAAGTCCTTCGCGGCCTCGATCCCCCGGCCGTTTACCGGGTCGATGTGGATATGGTCGTCAGTGATCGGTATCGCGGGTGGTTTCATGGAACTCGACGATCTCCATCATGGGGTAGTCGTCCTCGAGGCGCATCCGGGCGCGGCAGACGGCCGTCCCGACCTCGGTCGTGATAGCGGCATCGAACATCTTCCCGGCAAGTTCCGAGTAGCCGAACCGGTTCGAGACCATCATATCGCGGTTCAGCCGGACGGTGATGCCGGTCACGTAGGGCTGCAGCCCGACGGCCTGCTCGATGGCGGCTTCGACGGCCGCGGCGGTCTCGCGGGCGATCGGCGTCCCGACGAACTGGTGGTAGAGGGCGCCGAGTTTGATACCGGCTTCGAACGCCGCCCTCTCGCGGTCGGTGATCATGGTTAGTAGGTTTGTGGGTACGGGAGTAAGAAGGTGCGCCCCGCGATGGGGGAGCGCTGGTAACTGGTCTTCACGTGAGTTGATTGCGCAGGATAGTGATACAGTCTCACGCGAAGCCGCGAAGAACGGGAAATCCAGTGTAGTTACCTGTAACTCCCTTCACACCTAACGTTGCTCGAACTTCGGTCCTTCGGTTCGTCGTTCTTCACACCTGACGGTGCTCAAGCTCGTTGCGCTCGCACTTCACGTGAGCCAGCGGGAGATGGAGAGATCCAGGAGAAGAGCGTGCAGCATGAACATGTCGTTGGTAACCACACGGCATTAGATCTGGATGCCGACTTCGGTGACGAAGATCTCCCTAACATCGTTGTCCTCGAACGCCTCGTCTCCGAAGGTCTCGATGTGAAACTGTATGGCGGATCTCACCTCGCGAAGCGCCTCTTTGCAGGTGTCCCCCTCCGCGACGACGATATCCTTCAGACCCAGGGGATAGGCGACATAGCTGTCCGGGTGTTTCTCGACGATGATTTTCAAGGTCTTCATGGGCTTATCTCTCCTGCATTTGATCGGAGTAGAGGCGATCGGTCTGATATTCAACTCGTCTGGCGATATACTTTAGCCCGGTTTCTTCGCCGGCGAAGGTTGTTGATTCATCTTTCGTTTTCGGTATTGATGGTGCTTCTTCCTGTTGCCGGGTTCACACTCCCCGGCTCCAGGTTTTCCAGAAGAACACTCCGAGAATCAGCATGACGACGTAGCCCCCGGCGACGTAATAGGGATACTCCACGGCAACCCCGGAAACCTCCAGAGCCGCCAGCACGAGGAGCCAGAGGAGGAAACCCGAGGCCGAGGCGGCAAGCACCGTTCTGCCCAAAAGGCGTTCCGCTTCAGGCATCGTATCGCGGGCAAACAGGTGGTAGCCGAGGATGATGAAGACCGGCAGCATTCCGGCGTTAAGCCAGATCTGCACCATCTGCGGGAATTTGACTATGAATGCTCCCATGGCGTTCGGTTCCGCGAAGAACGTGAAGAGGATCGCCATGAGCACGGCGATCCAGACGTAATACAGGAATACGCCGAAGAGCGCGCCCAGAACGCCCACGGTCCTGTCCGGCTTTTTCTCTGTTTCTGTGGTCATTCCATGTTACCCTCTTCTCCGGTGTTCGGGCGGCGCGATTTGTTTCCTCTCTGTGATATCCGCCGATTAACAGGCGATCGACCGCGCCACCCGGACCAATTCGTCGCGGTCAAGCGACCCGCGCACGTAGTATGTAGCGTTCCCGGCCGCCGTCCAGGCGATCAGCCGTTCCGATTCGGTTTCGTAGATCCGCCCCCCATACCCCCTGATATCAACGGGTTTTGGTTCTCTGTTAACGATCTGATCGTTTGCGTAGGGGCTATACCCATAACTGCTCCAGGTGATTTCGAGCAGCGTCATATCGGTAGTCCACGATGCGTTCTGCATTGTGTCGTTGCGTGCGTAGCGCAGGGTCTCGCCGATCGTCGTGTAGTGGCCGTAGGACTCGTTCCAGACAGTGGCTATCAGGAGGCCGTAGAGAGTATACTCCCCGGGGATGTATGACGGCGGGGAGAAACCCGTGTATTCGGCGGGGTCCTCCCATTCCTCGATCCTGATGAAGGCTGAATCACGGAGTGATGGTGCATTATCGGGGGGGAGTTCGGTTGTGGCGTCCATTGTGGGTGGCGGCGTAATTCCTGCGGGATCGGTGGCCACGGGCTCGATGCACCCCGCGGTGAGGAGAATAAACGAGAGTATTACCATGATATAGTGAGGCTTCACGTGATTTTTCCTCCTGTAACATCCCCGGAGGCAAACGAGGTTCAACCTTAAGCACATGGAATGCGAACCACGCTTTCGCCTGAGAGCAGTGGGGGGTTCATCCGGCCGTGGAGGGATGGGGTGAGCCTCCGCCGTTTTGCGAGCGCGTTCCGGGCATCCGCACAAGGAGATAGACCCGGGTCTATATAGCATTTCTCTCACAATCATCTACGCGTCCGGGGGCTGATTGCAATAATGGGGTTTTTGATCCTGCTCTGGGGGGCCGGGGACAGGAGAGAGAGACCGTTCTCACGGCGAAGCAGATCATGCGGGGTACGCTATTCTCCGTCAACCAGGCACTCGTACGGCACCGCTGACCCGCCATTGGCGGCGATGTGACCGTGAGTGCCCCAATGGCTTTGATTCTGCGAAGAACCTGACCAGGATCGTCGTAAGCACGGCGAACCAGAGGTAGTTTGATCAGATCCGGCGGATTCAATCAATGCCGCGGAATGTCGTACGGTATTACAATTAAGTATACGCCTGCTGGATAGGTTAAGATATGAGACTGCGTGTAGTGCTCGAACCCAGTGAGGAAGGGGGATATACGGTCTATGTACCAAGCCTGCCCGGCTGTATCAGCGAAGGCGATACGAGGGACGAAGCATTGGAAAACATCAGGGAAGCCATTGAGCTGTACCTTGAAACCGTTGAGGATGATCTCGTTTGTAGCGAAACAGCCGAACAGGTTGAGATTGCCGTATGAGCAAGGTGCCTGTTCTTGATTACGACAGGATCGTCATCGCTCTTCAAAGAGACGGGTGGGTTGTCGTCCGCACGCGCGGCAGCCACATTCGACTGCATAAGCATCTGCCGGCTAAAACACTGAAACTGACAGTCCCTATGCACAAACCGCTTAAGCGCTCAACACTTTCGCACATTTTAAAACAGGCCGATATGACGGTAGAAGATCTAAACAATCTCCTCTGAGCCGGTGCATGTGAGCGTCAACTCCGGCGGGCTACGTTGACCGACATTCGATCTCCATGAGACCAGGTCTCCCTCCTGGGGAATCTGGGCTGCCCTTCGCGAAAAAGGGTACCTCCTCCCCCTACCCGATCAACTTCACCAGCCCGTGCCGGGGCTCGAGCACCTCGCCGCCCCGTTTCAGCTGCTCGAGGGTGTGCTCGATCTTGTCGCGGGAGAATCCCTGCTGCAGCAGGATCTCGATAACCTCGTCGACCCGTGCCTGGCCGCCGGAGTCGCCGGAGACGTTCCGGATAGCCTCCTTGACCGACCGGATGATGTCGCGCTGCGACTTCGTGACCCCGGTCACGAGTTTGTCGATGTCGAAACTCCCGCTCTCGGCGTCGTAGGCGACCTGCCGGAGACAGGCGTCGACGATCTTCAGGATCCGGTCGGTATCCTCCGTATCGACGGTGTTCGAGAGCCGCATCCGTGCGCTCGCCTCTGCAAGCCGCACCAGCGCCTCGAGCTGCCGTGCGGTGACCGGGACGGGCTTGTTCCCGCTCGCGAGGTTCCGCAGGCGCATATAGTAGGCGATCAGCGCCTCCTTTGCCCCGTCGGAGAGGATGGGGAAGCACGTCCGTTTCGCGTAGGCGATGTACTTCCGCAGAAGCGTCGGGTCGATGTCGGGGATGACCGGCGCAAGCGCCCGCTCGATGTACGCGTCGTCGACGTCCGGCAGCGGCTCGTACTCGTGCTGCTTGATCAGCTCGCCCACGCTGTGGGTCTTGATGATGTGCTGCGCAATCGCCCCGTCCCGCTGAACCTCCGGCTGATCGGTCATCACGAAGATGAGGTCGAACCGGGAGAGGAGCGACGGCGGCATGTTGATCTGCTCGCCGATCGGGACGAACTGGTCGAACCGCCCGAGCTTCGGGTTCGCCGCGCCGAGGAGGGCGCACCGGGACTTCAGGGTCGCGGTGATGCCGGCTTTTGCGACCGAGATCGAGTTGCCGCACCAGACCGGGATGCCGCTTCGCCGGACGTAGAGGGTGTGATTCGGGACCTCGAGGCAGTAGATCGTGCCCTTATACGGCCGCTTCTCGATATGCTGCTTTCCGTTTGTGTTGATGTTCGGCTCGTTCTGGCCGTCGCGGATGAAGGTCACCTGGAAGATGTCGTGGGTCGCCGTCGAGGTCCCGCCCCGCGGGTTTGCGGCGACGGTTCCTGCCTCCCGCCTGAGGTAGACGTTCCCTGACAATCCCTTCTTCAGCAGGAGCTCGGTGACGTCGTCGGCCAGTCTCCTCGACGAGGTGGTGTATATCGAGACCCCGGTCGTCTTGTTGATGTAGCCGTCCCCGAGCATGAGCGCGTCGAGGAGTATCCCGATCTGCTCCGGGGGGAGGCTCTTCGCGTAGTCGGGGACGTACTTCTCGTGACATTTGCCGAACGGTGCGAGGTGTTCGGCAAGCTGCTTTGCGTTGATCGAGAAGTTCTTGCCGTCATAGGAGAAGCGGAACGGCAGTCGTTCGAGGCACTGCCGGATCGTTTCGGCAGACTCCGGGTTCGTCTGCGATATGATCACGCGATAAGGAACCCCGGTCTGGTGGTGCCGCTGAACCGACCCCTCGGAGAGGAAGTAGCCCAGGAACTCAAGCCAGTCGTCCATCCCGACCGTGATGGGGTCGGTGAGTTTCCCTTCGGCGTTCTGGTTCGCGAACTTGACGACGGGCGGTATCCAATGGGTCTCGTGTCGCTCCCCTGTCCATGCGGCGTTCTTCTTGAACCGCATCCGCTTGTGGATGGGGAGTTCGTCCATGCGGATGAGCCGGAACCCTTCCCACTCGTCGGCACGCCGATTCAGGTTGACGTACATCCGGTGGTTCGGCGTGACCGCGAGGTCGACCTGCCGCGACTTGACATAGTACATCTCTCCGTCATACTCCGATGCCACGAAGTTGGACGGGGGTGCGTACTCGAGCCTGCCATCGGCAGAGAGTGTCGCGACACGGTCATCCGCGGTCACGTCGCGGAAGAGCTTCCACCCGCTCTCCGTGAGGACCTCGGTCTCGTCGTCGTAGCACTGCTGCTCCATTGCCTCGTGCAGCGCGCTCCGGTCCTCTTTCTGCATCTTGTCCATCTCATCGACGGCGGCGATCCCCATATCCGCGAGGACCAGCGCACCGGCCTCGAGCGTCCACCGCCCGTCGCCGAACTCGTCCTTGACCGCCGTTGCCGTCAACCCGGCGGAGGTCGACGACTTGCCGCTCGTGTAGATCCCGCGGGGCGAGAGTTTCACGACGTAGCGCAGGATCTGACTCTTTGCGATACCCGGGTCGCCGACCAGCAGGACGTGGACGTCGCCGCGGAGACGGGAGCCGTCCGGCATATCTTTCGCGATACCGCCGAAGAGCTGGAGCGCGATCGCCTCCTTCACGTCGTCGGTACCGTAGATCGTCGGCGCGATCGACCGGG comes from the Methanoculleus marisnigri JR1 genome and includes:
- a CDS encoding dihydroneopterin aldolase family protein; translation: MITDRERAAFEAGIKLGALYHQFVGTPIARETAAAVEAAIEQAVGLQPYVTGITVRLNRDMMVSNRFGYSELAGKMFDAAITTEVGTAVCRARMRLEDDYPMMEIVEFHETTRDTDH
- a CDS encoding type II toxin-antitoxin system HicB family antitoxin; this translates as MKTLKIIVEKHPDSYVAYPLGLKDIVVAEGDTCKEALREVRSAIQFHIETFGDEAFEDNDVREIFVTEVGIQI
- a CDS encoding type II toxin-antitoxin system HicB family antitoxin, producing MRLRVVLEPSEEGGYTVYVPSLPGCISEGDTRDEALENIREAIELYLETVEDDLVCSETAEQVEIAV
- a CDS encoding type II toxin-antitoxin system HicA family toxin, with the translated sequence MSKVPVLDYDRIVIALQRDGWVVVRTRGSHIRLHKHLPAKTLKLTVPMHKPLKRSTLSHILKQADMTVEDLNNLL
- a CDS encoding LAGLIDADG family homing endonuclease — its product is MTEEITVEVTDNVGEWTKFLKKQYKRELAELSREYPHNHSLLIDYRKILNNKLAFELLRSPGKVLGDIRDAIVQNKLLKLKDGQDPDLVNIRFTNLPQKTNVRDIRADQINTFVSLEGILRKTTEVRPRIVSAVFRCRTCNKNTDPVPQGYGRFDEPDFCPNCERKTRLDLVMNRCRFVDAQKLRIQESPEGLRGGEQPQTLDIDVTDDLTGMVSPGDRVVVNGILRSVQRVNYGQKSTLFDIYLECNSIEVAEKEFEEVSISEEDEANIMALARDPMVYKKIARSIAPTIYGTDDVKEAIALQLFGGIAKDMPDGSRLRGDVHVLLVGDPGIAKSQILRYVVKLSPRGIYTSGKSSTSAGLTATAVKDEFGDGRWTLEAGALVLADMGIAAVDEMDKMQKEDRSALHEAMEQQCYDDETEVLTESGWKLFRDVTADDRVATLSADGRLEYAPPSNFVASEYDGEMYYVKSRQVDLAVTPNHRMYVNLNRRADEWEGFRLIRMDELPIHKRMRFKKNAAWTGERHETHWIPPVVKFANQNAEGKLTDPITVGMDDWLEFLGYFLSEGSVQRHHQTGVPYRVIISQTNPESAETIRQCLERLPFRFSYDGKNFSINAKQLAEHLAPFGKCHEKYVPDYAKSLPPEQIGILLDALMLGDGYINKTTGVSIYTTSSRRLADDVTELLLKKGLSGNVYLRREAGTVAANPRGGTSTATHDIFQVTFIRDGQNEPNINTNGKQHIEKRPYKGTIYCLEVPNHTLYVRRSGIPVWCGNSISVAKAGITATLKSRCALLGAANPKLGRFDQFVPIGEQINMPPSLLSRFDLIFVMTDQPEVQRDGAIAQHIIKTHSVGELIKQHEYEPLPDVDDAYIERALAPVIPDIDPTLLRKYIAYAKRTCFPILSDGAKEALIAYYMRLRNLASGNKPVPVTARQLEALVRLAEASARMRLSNTVDTEDTDRILKIVDACLRQVAYDAESGSFDIDKLVTGVTKSQRDIIRSVKEAIRNVSGDSGGQARVDEVIEILLQQGFSRDKIEHTLEQLKRGGEVLEPRHGLVKLIG